The Metabacillus sediminilitoris genome window below encodes:
- the clpC gene encoding ATP-dependent protease ATP-binding subunit ClpC: MMFGRFTERAQKVLALAQEEAVRLGHNNIGTEHILLGLVSEGEGIAAKALLALGLGPEKIQKEVEGLIGRGQDASQTIHYTPRAKKVIELSMDEARKLGHSYVGTEHILLGLIREGEGVAARVLNNLGVSLNKARQQVLQLLGSNETSSNHQGSMASANTPTLDSLARDLTAIAREGSLDPVIGRSKEIQRVIEVLSRRTKNNPVLIGEPGVGKTAIAEGLAQQIVQNEVPEILRDKRVMTLDMGTVVAGTKYRGEFEDRLKKVMDEIRQAGNIILFIDELHTLIGAGGAEGAIDASNILKPSLARGELQCIGATTLDEYRKYIEKDAALERRFQPIQVDEPTPEESIQILKGLRDRYEAHHRVSITDEAIDAAVKLSDRYISDRFLPDKAIDLIDEAGSKVRLRSFTTPPNLKELEHKLDEIRKEKDASVQSQEFEKAASLRDTEQRLREQLEETKKTWKEKQGQENTEVTVDDIAMVVSSWTGVPVSRLAQTETDKLLNMESLLHSRVIGQDEAVVAVAKAVRRARAGLKDPKRPIGSFIFLGPTGVGKTELARALAESIFGDEDAMIRIDMSEYMEKHSTSRLVGSPPGYVGYEEGGQLTEKVRRKPYSVVLLDEIEKAHPDVFNILLQVLEDGRLTDSKGRTVDFRNTILIMTSNVGASELKRNKYVGFNVQDETQNYKDMKGKVMDELKRAFRPEFINRIDEIIVFHSLEKKHLKEIVTLMSDQLTKRLKEQDLSLELTESAIEKIADEGIDLEYGARPLRRSIQKNVEDRLSEELLRGTIDKGQKIILDVENGEFVVKTAEKEEVR, from the coding sequence ATGATGTTTGGAAGATTTACAGAGCGCGCTCAAAAGGTACTTGCATTAGCACAAGAGGAAGCAGTTCGTTTAGGTCATAATAATATTGGAACAGAGCACATTCTTTTAGGGCTTGTTAGTGAAGGTGAAGGAATAGCTGCTAAAGCTTTATTAGCATTAGGCTTAGGTCCTGAAAAAATCCAAAAAGAGGTTGAAGGCTTAATTGGCAGAGGCCAAGATGCTTCTCAAACAATTCATTACACACCGCGGGCAAAGAAAGTTATTGAGCTTTCTATGGATGAAGCGAGAAAGTTAGGTCATTCATATGTTGGAACAGAGCATATATTACTTGGCTTAATTCGTGAAGGCGAAGGAGTTGCTGCACGAGTACTGAATAATCTAGGTGTAAGTTTAAATAAAGCAAGACAACAAGTACTTCAACTATTAGGTAGCAATGAAACGTCTTCAAATCATCAAGGCAGTATGGCAAGTGCTAATACGCCAACGCTTGATAGCCTTGCTAGAGATTTAACGGCTATTGCTAGAGAAGGAAGTTTGGATCCTGTTATTGGTAGAAGCAAGGAAATTCAACGAGTTATTGAAGTGTTAAGCCGCCGTACTAAAAATAATCCTGTTTTAATTGGTGAGCCAGGTGTAGGTAAAACTGCGATTGCAGAAGGTCTTGCTCAACAAATTGTACAAAATGAAGTGCCGGAAATCTTACGTGATAAACGTGTTATGACACTTGATATGGGTACAGTTGTTGCTGGTACGAAATACCGAGGTGAGTTTGAGGACCGTCTTAAGAAGGTAATGGATGAAATACGTCAAGCTGGAAATATCATTCTCTTTATTGATGAGCTTCATACATTAATCGGTGCTGGTGGAGCTGAGGGTGCCATTGATGCTTCAAATATTTTAAAGCCTTCATTAGCTAGAGGTGAATTACAGTGTATTGGAGCAACAACACTTGATGAATATCGAAAATACATTGAGAAAGATGCTGCATTAGAACGTAGATTCCAACCAATTCAAGTAGATGAGCCGACACCTGAGGAAAGTATTCAAATTTTAAAAGGATTACGTGATCGTTATGAGGCACATCATCGAGTTTCTATTACAGATGAAGCCATTGATGCTGCTGTAAAATTATCTGATCGTTATATTTCTGATCGATTTTTACCAGATAAAGCAATTGATTTAATTGATGAGGCAGGATCAAAAGTTCGCTTACGCTCTTTCACAACACCGCCTAATTTAAAAGAGCTTGAGCATAAGCTTGATGAAATTCGCAAAGAGAAGGACGCTTCTGTACAAAGTCAGGAGTTTGAAAAAGCAGCTTCCTTACGTGATACAGAGCAACGCTTGCGTGAACAGCTTGAAGAAACAAAGAAAACATGGAAAGAAAAGCAAGGTCAAGAGAATACAGAAGTTACGGTTGATGATATTGCAATGGTCGTTTCTAGTTGGACCGGAGTACCAGTATCCCGGTTAGCTCAAACGGAAACAGATAAATTATTAAACATGGAAAGTCTCCTTCACTCTAGAGTCATCGGGCAAGATGAAGCAGTTGTTGCTGTTGCAAAAGCTGTCCGTCGTGCACGTGCAGGGTTAAAGGATCCAAAACGTCCGATTGGTTCATTTATTTTCTTAGGACCGACTGGTGTAGGTAAAACGGAGCTTGCAAGAGCATTGGCAGAATCAATCTTCGGCGATGAAGACGCCATGATTCGTATCGATATGTCCGAGTATATGGAGAAACACTCTACTTCTCGTTTAGTTGGTTCACCTCCTGGTTACGTAGGTTATGAAGAAGGCGGTCAATTAACTGAAAAGGTTAGAAGAAAGCCATACTCTGTTGTTCTTTTAGATGAAATTGAAAAAGCTCATCCTGATGTATTCAATATCTTATTACAAGTACTAGAGGATGGCCGATTAACTGACTCTAAAGGACGTACTGTAGACTTTAGAAATACAATTTTAATTATGACATCAAATGTTGGAGCAAGTGAATTAAAGCGAAATAAATATGTTGGCTTTAATGTTCAAGACGAAACTCAAAATTACAAGGATATGAAAGGCAAAGTAATGGATGAGTTAAAACGTGCATTCCGACCAGAATTCATTAACCGTATTGATGAAATTATCGTGTTCCACTCATTAGAAAAGAAACATTTAAAAGAAATCGTTACTCTTATGTCAGATCAATTAACGAAACGACTAAAAGAACAAGATTTATCATTGGAATTAACTGAATCTGCTATCGAAAAAATTGCAGATGAGGGGATTGATCTTGAATATGGTGCAAGACCTTTACGTCGTTCTATTCAAAAGAATGTTGAGGATCGACTTTCAGAAGAATTATTAAGGGGTACAATTGATAAAGGCCAAAAAATTATTTTAGATGTAGAAAACGGTGAATTTGTCGTTAAGACGGCTGAAAAGGAAGAAGTTAGATAA